The proteins below are encoded in one region of Bremerella sp. P1:
- a CDS encoding metal-binding protein — MIVTMKYASRSGLYDGSSGTRLLQMAPNLARKEVAFDGALNRPIEFREAISALHDVVINDLRFEPRDKTAYKQWVEQQRKREQVIRQAAMDQKREAIARGEVEKPTADLKTAHTSALKRYWAARRILDRRLRKENHELWRRLMPYDPVITVADDVVFFECFSVDQSSYGCLTVDRGDGFGESGQTQLGTTNVDYSWDLYESFQSLRTYRQTRFQIDPSAFQVSTDSGGAEHCEEKIDLPDGWLSGFVRLQAAMAMPMRKVSLPPGAVYSLLAFLKRNKAKASPRAIRFELAEGQTPRLVLEPWEQVIDAFGGEYHGPPCEPIRIWGRRRLLTLSRLLPLADQVDVYLLGTGLPSFWVVRMGPMRLTLGLSGWTTNDWSAGSAVDMLMPQEKARPEVVAKIAESLSNKGAETLDKIVGQSYVSRGVATSALNELALRGQAIYDLHAGLFRWRSILPLPLSDKEIAPPHPEMEAAEVLARSNKVTLHEEIPGPRGGIILTGRVDTNECETLLDGDGIVRRGKCACSWHRKAGIRNGPCRHIQALRLAHSRRELPT; from the coding sequence ATGATAGTAACCATGAAGTACGCCAGCCGCAGCGGGCTATATGACGGGTCATCGGGAACCAGACTGCTGCAGATGGCTCCGAATCTTGCCCGGAAGGAAGTTGCGTTCGATGGGGCATTGAATCGCCCCATCGAGTTTCGTGAGGCGATTAGTGCATTGCACGATGTGGTTATCAACGATCTGCGTTTTGAACCCCGAGATAAAACTGCCTACAAGCAGTGGGTCGAGCAACAGCGGAAGCGAGAACAAGTCATTCGCCAAGCGGCGATGGATCAGAAACGAGAAGCTATCGCTCGGGGCGAAGTGGAAAAGCCAACAGCCGATCTGAAGACGGCCCACACGTCAGCGCTCAAGCGATATTGGGCCGCACGTCGGATACTCGATCGCCGCTTGCGAAAAGAGAATCATGAGTTGTGGCGGCGATTGATGCCATACGATCCCGTGATCACCGTGGCTGATGATGTGGTGTTCTTCGAGTGCTTTTCTGTCGACCAATCGAGTTATGGCTGTCTGACCGTCGATCGCGGTGATGGTTTCGGAGAATCGGGGCAAACCCAACTGGGAACCACGAACGTCGACTATTCATGGGATCTCTATGAAAGTTTTCAATCCCTACGGACCTATCGACAGACGCGATTTCAAATTGATCCGTCGGCGTTCCAAGTGTCAACCGATTCAGGCGGCGCTGAACATTGTGAAGAAAAGATCGACCTTCCGGACGGATGGCTCAGTGGATTTGTGCGGCTGCAGGCTGCCATGGCAATGCCGATGCGAAAGGTTTCGCTGCCCCCTGGGGCGGTCTATTCCCTTTTGGCTTTTCTAAAACGCAATAAGGCGAAGGCCAGTCCGCGAGCAATTCGATTTGAACTAGCGGAAGGGCAAACGCCGCGACTGGTCCTCGAGCCATGGGAACAAGTGATTGACGCGTTTGGGGGCGAGTATCACGGACCACCGTGCGAACCGATCCGGATTTGGGGGAGGCGGCGACTGTTGACCTTGTCGCGGTTGCTTCCCTTGGCTGACCAAGTGGATGTCTACTTATTGGGAACAGGTCTGCCAAGTTTCTGGGTGGTACGGATGGGTCCGATGCGTTTGACCTTGGGCTTGAGCGGCTGGACGACCAATGATTGGTCGGCTGGGAGTGCCGTCGACATGCTTATGCCGCAAGAGAAAGCGAGGCCTGAGGTCGTCGCCAAGATTGCAGAATCGCTTAGCAACAAAGGAGCGGAGACGCTCGATAAGATTGTCGGTCAGTCCTATGTCTCCCGAGGAGTTGCCACTTCGGCGCTGAACGAACTAGCTTTGCGAGGGCAAGCGATCTATGACTTGCACGCAGGCCTTTTTCGTTGGAGAAGTATCTTGCCGCTACCACTGTCCGATAAGGAGATCGCACCTCCTCATCCCGAAATGGAGGCAGCCGAAGTGTTAGCAAGGTCGAACAAGGTAACACTTCACGAGGAAATACCCGGTCCACGCGGCGGAATCATTCTCACGGGTCGCGTTGATACAAATGAATGTGAAACACTACTCGATGGCGACGGAATCGTCCGACGCGGCAAATGTGCTTGTAGCTGGCATCGCAAGGCCGGGATTCGCAATGGACCCTGTCGCCATATTCAGGCCCTTCGATTGGCTCACAGTCGAAGGGAACTTCCCACGTAA
- a CDS encoding reverse transcriptase family protein, which produces MFRTLQRLFGFDPDQGPSQARSDRPSSVEERGFTPPVTGTTPESVPRQSGSDPSSTPPASSSGSESPSYVSDLSGLDASRFQPLSQDDAMDASADPGWRTAYFDPLNVIPSADLPRIRVIDQTMVGMGLIGAEELAEIHQIGKEMAKFRTDYHAIQQAGDEAVRGARAAREARNNQLKQLAAEKKETHLKAVAERKATDIVFLGRGVSKGLADRRSNIERLKENELPVLSSPADLAEAIGVSVATLRWLAYHHPASKTIHYHSWKVAKRSGGERTISRPHKRLEQAQRWILQNILSKRPVHPNAHGFVPGRSTLSGASVHVQSAVLVNVDLKEFFPTIDFARVVGLFSGMGYSPAVSTILALLVTEAPRRVIRSGKETLHVAVGNRSLPQGACTSPAISNLIAHRMDKRLSGFAESIGWRYSRYADDLSFSSKEASDKVAYLLARVRHLTGEEGFEVKDSKTRVLRPSTQQSVTGIVVNERPSIDRKTVRNLRAILHRAKFEGLEKQNRNGHTNFSGWIVGMISYVEMVNPQQGKKLRQQFDALGRV; this is translated from the coding sequence TTGTTTCGTACGCTTCAGCGCTTATTCGGATTCGATCCCGACCAGGGGCCGTCGCAGGCTCGTTCGGATCGGCCTTCATCGGTAGAAGAGCGTGGCTTTACGCCTCCGGTGACGGGAACTACACCGGAATCGGTACCTCGCCAGTCTGGCTCTGACCCATCGTCGACACCGCCTGCCAGTTCAAGCGGAAGTGAATCGCCGTCATACGTCTCGGATCTGTCGGGTCTCGATGCGAGTCGTTTCCAACCTCTGTCGCAAGATGATGCGATGGATGCGAGTGCCGATCCTGGGTGGCGAACCGCCTACTTTGATCCGCTCAACGTGATCCCTTCCGCAGATCTGCCTCGGATCCGCGTGATTGACCAGACGATGGTCGGCATGGGGCTCATTGGTGCCGAAGAGTTGGCCGAGATTCACCAGATCGGCAAGGAGATGGCTAAGTTTCGCACCGATTATCATGCGATTCAGCAGGCTGGCGACGAAGCGGTTCGTGGTGCACGAGCGGCCCGAGAAGCCCGCAATAACCAGCTGAAGCAACTTGCGGCCGAGAAGAAGGAAACTCATCTAAAGGCCGTTGCCGAGCGAAAAGCAACCGACATCGTGTTTCTCGGTCGAGGAGTCTCGAAGGGTCTGGCCGATCGCAGATCAAACATCGAACGGTTGAAAGAGAATGAGCTGCCGGTGCTGTCGTCGCCAGCCGACCTCGCCGAGGCGATCGGTGTCTCGGTGGCCACGCTTCGCTGGTTGGCGTATCATCATCCGGCCAGTAAGACAATTCACTATCACTCTTGGAAAGTTGCCAAACGTTCCGGTGGAGAGCGAACGATCAGCCGACCGCACAAAAGGCTTGAGCAGGCTCAGCGGTGGATCCTGCAGAACATCTTGAGTAAACGTCCGGTTCACCCGAATGCCCATGGATTCGTACCAGGTCGTAGTACATTGAGCGGAGCCAGTGTGCATGTCCAATCTGCCGTTCTGGTTAACGTCGACTTGAAAGAGTTCTTTCCGACGATCGACTTTGCACGTGTCGTTGGGCTGTTTAGTGGGATGGGATATTCGCCTGCGGTTTCCACTATCTTGGCACTTCTTGTAACGGAAGCTCCGAGACGCGTCATTCGCTCGGGCAAAGAAACACTGCATGTTGCCGTGGGAAATCGCTCTTTACCCCAGGGGGCCTGCACCAGCCCAGCGATCTCGAATCTGATTGCCCATCGGATGGATAAACGACTATCAGGATTCGCGGAATCTATCGGATGGCGGTATTCGCGGTATGCGGATGATTTGTCGTTCTCCAGCAAAGAGGCAAGCGACAAGGTCGCCTACTTACTTGCCCGTGTTCGCCATTTGACCGGTGAGGAAGGGTTTGAGGTGAAAGATTCGAAGACGCGGGTTCTGCGGCCAAGTACCCAGCAGTCCGTAACAGGAATCGTCGTCAACGAACGTCCCTCAATCGACCGCAAGACTGTTCGCAATTTAAGAGCCATCCTGCATCGGGCTAAATTTGAAGGACTGGAAAAACAAAACCGGAACGGCCACACGAACTTCTCCGGTTGGATAGTCGGAATGATTTCGTATGTCGAGATGGTCAATCCTCAACAAGGAAAGAAGCTACGACAGCAGTTTGATGCACTTGGACGCGTTTAG
- a CDS encoding pectate lyase family protein, translating to MIQLKWYHCLIAVLVILSSGQLVAEERTQLAFPTAEGYGRFAKGGRGGRVIHVTNLNDQGMGSLREAVEAEGPRTVVFDVSGLITLESPLVVRNPYLTIAGQTSPFKGICIRKFNVGLYATHDVIIRHIRVRPGNISGETLDGMGMAYSDHCIIDHCSISWTIDEAFSSRGAKNITLQRCLISEALNAAGHRKYPAGTQHGYAASIGGMTGSFHHNLLANCAGRNWSLAGGLDKEKRHTGWLDIRNNVVFNWKDRATDGGAARVQFVNNYYKPGPATQKFHVIRPELEWVHLYGPQKYYIAGNVLEGYFNAENPLGGFVAWKETPIDEYVERTPFFESHVETHSADLARGSVLANVGCNIPRLDDHDKRILHEVATGECEHRGSVTGLPGLPDSQEDVGGWEVYPESCRPASWDSDRDGLPDNWEMVNSLNPNDPADGNEDRDNDGFTNLEEYLGSLTGEFSADQ from the coding sequence ATGATTCAACTGAAATGGTATCACTGTCTGATCGCCGTTCTGGTGATCCTTTCAAGTGGGCAATTGGTGGCGGAGGAACGCACGCAGCTTGCATTTCCAACGGCCGAAGGCTACGGCCGGTTCGCTAAAGGAGGCCGAGGCGGACGAGTCATTCATGTCACTAACCTGAACGACCAAGGGATGGGGAGCCTGCGAGAAGCCGTCGAAGCGGAAGGACCGCGAACCGTGGTGTTTGACGTCTCGGGCCTAATTACCCTCGAATCTCCATTGGTCGTTCGTAATCCGTATTTGACTATCGCGGGCCAGACTTCCCCTTTCAAAGGGATCTGCATCCGGAAATTTAACGTAGGACTCTATGCAACCCACGACGTCATCATTCGACACATCCGAGTGCGTCCTGGAAATATATCAGGAGAGACGTTGGACGGTATGGGCATGGCGTACAGCGATCACTGCATCATTGACCATTGCTCGATCAGTTGGACGATTGACGAAGCTTTCAGTTCACGTGGTGCGAAGAACATTACGTTGCAGCGGTGCCTGATTTCCGAGGCGTTGAATGCTGCCGGGCATCGTAAGTATCCAGCAGGTACCCAGCATGGATACGCAGCGAGTATCGGTGGAATGACCGGCAGCTTTCATCACAATCTGCTCGCCAATTGCGCGGGCCGAAACTGGAGCCTAGCCGGTGGGCTCGATAAAGAAAAACGCCATACAGGCTGGCTCGACATTCGCAATAACGTTGTCTTCAACTGGAAAGATCGAGCCACGGACGGAGGCGCGGCACGTGTCCAGTTTGTGAATAACTATTACAAGCCTGGCCCAGCAACGCAGAAATTTCACGTGATTCGTCCCGAGCTTGAATGGGTGCATCTGTACGGTCCACAGAAGTACTACATCGCAGGCAATGTGTTGGAGGGATACTTTAACGCGGAAAATCCTCTCGGCGGATTCGTGGCATGGAAAGAAACACCAATCGACGAATATGTCGAGAGAACTCCGTTCTTTGAAAGCCACGTCGAAACACACTCCGCAGACCTAGCTAGAGGCAGTGTTTTGGCAAACGTCGGCTGCAACATTCCACGATTGGACGATCATGACAAGCGGATACTTCATGAAGTCGCGACTGGAGAATGTGAACATCGGGGCAGTGTCACCGGACTACCCGGTTTGCCCGATTCTCAAGAGGATGTGGGCGGATGGGAAGTCTACCCGGAGTCTTGCCGACCGGCTTCATGGGACAGCGATCGTGACGGTCTGCCGGACAATTGGGAAATGGTCAACTCCCTCAATCCCAACGATCCCGCTGACGGCAATGAGGACCGAGATAACGACGGGTTTACGAACCTGGAAGAGTACTTGGGCTCACTTACCGGCGAGTTTTCTGCAGACCAATAA
- a CDS encoding sugar phosphate isomerase/epimerase family protein encodes MTTIEPLRCTRRKALKFMAGGAAAVSLHGLTGSSVTHAMETKEPTATEFQIACMTLPYSRFPLRRALQGIKSAGFEYVAWGTSHLEGTDGKRTPVLADDAPEKTAAKLGQECRDLGLKPVMMFSTIYPEHADGLAVLTHRLRQASAAGINQVLTFGHTEGGSRKLWVERFQKLGPIARDLGVTLVVKQHGGSTGTGEACADIIREVNDPGVRVNYDAGNVMDYLNVDPIPDIEKCADVVHSFCIKDHRNWPVDQDCGPGLGEIDHYRLLNPVARLGRTIPLCCENIFPPILSRPDRPEEVDAYAERARVFLETVVAGIKKVNQSS; translated from the coding sequence ATGACTACTATCGAGCCGTTACGGTGCACCAGGCGAAAGGCCCTAAAGTTTATGGCAGGTGGTGCGGCCGCGGTCAGTCTGCATGGTTTGACTGGTTCATCAGTCACGCATGCTATGGAGACGAAGGAGCCGACGGCTACGGAGTTTCAGATCGCCTGTATGACGCTTCCGTATTCTCGTTTTCCGCTACGTCGTGCTCTTCAAGGGATCAAGTCAGCCGGGTTTGAATATGTTGCCTGGGGAACATCTCATCTTGAAGGTACGGACGGTAAGCGAACTCCGGTGTTGGCAGACGATGCACCTGAAAAGACAGCTGCCAAGCTTGGGCAGGAATGTCGTGATCTAGGTCTGAAGCCAGTAATGATGTTCTCGACGATCTATCCGGAGCACGCTGATGGGCTCGCTGTGCTCACGCATCGACTTCGCCAGGCATCTGCCGCCGGGATTAATCAGGTTCTCACTTTTGGCCATACGGAAGGTGGCTCGCGCAAGCTGTGGGTCGAGCGATTCCAGAAGTTGGGGCCAATTGCGAGAGATCTTGGCGTGACCCTGGTTGTCAAGCAGCACGGGGGTTCCACGGGAACTGGCGAGGCATGTGCGGACATAATCCGAGAGGTGAACGATCCAGGGGTACGCGTCAACTACGATGCCGGAAACGTGATGGACTACTTGAACGTCGATCCAATTCCCGACATCGAGAAGTGTGCCGACGTCGTTCATAGCTTCTGTATTAAGGATCATCGCAATTGGCCCGTCGATCAGGATTGTGGTCCTGGGCTGGGCGAGATTGATCATTATCGGTTGCTTAACCCCGTAGCACGCCTTGGACGCACGATTCCTCTTTGCTGCGAGAATATTTTTCCTCCGATTCTTAGTCGTCCCGATCGTCCCGAAGAGGTGGACGCCTACGCGGAGCGAGCGAGGGTGTTTCTGGAAACAGTTGTGGCAGGCATTAAAAAGGTAAATCAGTCGTCGTGA
- a CDS encoding 3-keto-disaccharide hydrolase, with amino-acid sequence MIRMICLIAVIIGAEESCFAQDVAKLVEPRDETIYPFNGRDLTGFTTWLRPEDRLADAKVYGVTDGMIHISGEGMGYLATVNAYQNYHLSFEYKWGERTDGSKFVRNSGILLHAVGPPGNARDTWMSSIEVQLAQGCEGDFIPIQGRDANGDVIPVSFTANSIRGADRRPRWNEAGNPEEFTKSQLWWNKHQVGFQELRDTRGEHDVASPLGEWTLVECICRGDRITVKINGKTVNQCYNVFPTAGQILLENEKNEIFFRNMKIQPLAEEDSKSVEMREVHAK; translated from the coding sequence ATGATACGTATGATTTGCTTGATCGCCGTGATTATTGGGGCCGAAGAGTCGTGCTTTGCCCAAGACGTGGCTAAACTCGTCGAGCCGCGCGATGAAACAATTTACCCCTTCAATGGACGCGACTTGACCGGCTTCACGACGTGGTTGAGGCCAGAGGATCGCCTGGCAGACGCAAAGGTCTATGGCGTGACCGACGGGATGATCCATATCTCCGGGGAAGGCATGGGTTACCTCGCGACGGTCAACGCCTATCAGAATTATCACCTAAGTTTTGAATACAAATGGGGCGAGCGTACCGATGGCTCGAAGTTTGTCCGCAACTCAGGCATTCTGCTGCATGCCGTTGGGCCCCCCGGGAATGCACGGGATACATGGATGTCTTCCATCGAAGTGCAACTTGCCCAAGGCTGTGAGGGCGACTTTATTCCGATCCAAGGTCGAGATGCGAACGGCGATGTGATCCCAGTGTCCTTTACCGCGAACTCTATCCGAGGGGCCGATCGACGACCGCGATGGAACGAGGCCGGCAACCCCGAGGAGTTTACCAAGTCGCAGCTTTGGTGGAACAAGCATCAAGTGGGTTTTCAGGAATTGCGAGATACTCGAGGTGAGCACGACGTGGCGAGCCCGCTCGGGGAATGGACGCTGGTTGAATGTATCTGCCGGGGAGATCGAATCACAGTGAAAATCAACGGAAAGACGGTTAACCAGTGTTACAACGTTTTCCCCACAGCAGGTCAGATCCTACTGGAAAATGAGAAGAACGAGATATTCTTCCGGAACATGAAGATTCAGCCACTTGCCGAGGAAGACTCAAAGTCCGTGGAAATGCGAGAAGTTCATGCAAAGTAA
- a CDS encoding Gfo/Idh/MocA family protein, producing MQSKLGHSVTNGSSRRRFMKTASLSVASGAILAAGHPVHAAGSDTLKLGLIGSGGRGTGAAKQALMADQNVKLVTIADMFPERVSSCLRSLSADSDVAAKVDVPKERQFLGFEAYRDVLDSDVDVVLLTTPPHFRPIHLKAAIEAGKHVFAEKPVAVDGPGVRSVLKSCALAKQKNLSVVSGLCLRYDAGFQETIQRIHDREIGDVHTLFADDYRGPIWVKERKPDWSDMHWQMHNWYYFTWLSGDFNVEQHVHYLDVCAWVMNKYPVKAIGMGGRQVRTEEMFGNIYDHHSVIYEYDDGSRVVSNCRQQSGCKNSMRAFAMGTAGSALISERGLEIEGRQKWSFKGPVKNMYQVEHDRLFESIRSGKPRNDGEYMSYSTLMAIQGRMATYTGQEITWDQALNSNLDLSPAAYQWGDAPEVTIAMPGVTKVV from the coding sequence ATGCAAAGTAAACTAGGTCATTCCGTCACGAACGGTTCCAGTCGTCGTCGCTTTATGAAAACAGCGTCCCTCTCGGTCGCAAGCGGAGCCATCCTGGCAGCGGGCCATCCAGTCCATGCCGCTGGTAGCGATACCTTGAAGTTGGGTTTGATTGGTTCTGGTGGTCGCGGAACGGGGGCTGCGAAACAAGCGTTAATGGCAGACCAGAATGTCAAACTGGTGACCATTGCCGATATGTTTCCGGAACGCGTCTCGTCTTGCTTAAGATCACTCTCTGCCGATAGTGACGTAGCGGCGAAAGTCGACGTCCCCAAAGAAAGACAGTTCCTGGGATTCGAGGCCTACCGAGATGTCTTAGACAGTGATGTGGACGTCGTTTTGCTAACGACCCCACCACATTTTCGGCCCATTCACCTAAAGGCTGCGATCGAAGCGGGCAAACATGTTTTTGCGGAGAAACCGGTCGCCGTCGACGGCCCTGGGGTGCGGTCGGTTCTGAAGAGCTGTGCGCTGGCCAAGCAGAAGAATCTTTCCGTCGTATCAGGGCTCTGCCTTCGTTACGATGCGGGATTTCAGGAGACGATCCAGAGGATTCACGACCGAGAAATCGGAGACGTGCATACTCTGTTTGCAGATGACTATCGCGGTCCGATCTGGGTCAAGGAGAGAAAACCCGATTGGTCTGACATGCACTGGCAGATGCATAATTGGTATTACTTCACGTGGTTGTCTGGTGACTTTAATGTCGAACAGCATGTGCACTACCTGGACGTGTGTGCCTGGGTGATGAACAAGTATCCGGTCAAAGCCATCGGAATGGGAGGTCGACAAGTCAGAACAGAAGAGATGTTTGGAAACATCTATGACCACCATAGCGTGATCTACGAGTATGACGATGGCTCGCGAGTGGTCAGTAACTGTCGACAACAGTCAGGTTGCAAGAATTCAATGCGTGCTTTCGCGATGGGAACAGCCGGGTCGGCGCTTATCTCGGAGAGAGGCCTCGAGATCGAGGGAAGACAAAAATGGTCATTTAAGGGACCTGTAAAGAACATGTACCAGGTCGAGCATGACCGACTGTTTGAGAGTATTCGTTCTGGAAAACCACGTAACGATGGTGAGTACATGTCCTATAGCACGTTAATGGCTATCCAGGGAAGAATGGCGACATACACCGGGCAGGAGATTACATGGGATCAGGCACTCAATTCGAACCTAGATCTGTCTCCGGCTGCGTACCAATGGGGAGACGCACCCGAAGTTACGATTGCTATGCCTGGGGTCACGAAGGTGGTTTGA
- a CDS encoding PIG-L deacetylase family protein — MPNTEENREPRLLVLGAHPDDAEFHAGGLASIYRLLGRVVKLVSVTDGSVGHHERSPEQLVDIRRQEAAAAGNVIGAAYETWEFPDGRLEPTLEVRHRIIREIREFRPDLILTHRTCDYHPDHRAVGQCVQDASYMVTVPHIVPEVAALRRCPVIAYMGDLFTRPVRFRADVLIDVTELHETIAQMMACHQSQLFEWLAYEEGTLDKIPTGKNERLQWAKDWYAGHVRRRTEFFRDEVIAKWGPEAGESIDLVEAYEISEYAIQPDASSLARLFPEKLPIPDLTRKRPSVSSP, encoded by the coding sequence ATGCCAAATACGGAAGAGAATCGAGAACCACGACTTCTCGTTCTGGGTGCTCATCCTGACGATGCCGAATTCCATGCCGGAGGGCTGGCGTCGATATACCGGCTACTCGGGCGAGTTGTCAAACTCGTGTCAGTTACCGATGGATCCGTGGGCCATCACGAGCGATCTCCGGAGCAGCTCGTTGATATTCGTCGGCAAGAAGCTGCTGCGGCCGGAAACGTGATCGGAGCTGCTTACGAGACGTGGGAGTTTCCGGACGGTCGCCTCGAGCCGACTTTGGAAGTGCGTCATCGTATCATCCGCGAAATCCGCGAGTTTCGACCCGATCTCATTTTGACGCATCGAACGTGTGACTATCACCCGGACCATCGAGCGGTTGGCCAGTGCGTTCAAGATGCATCGTACATGGTAACTGTCCCCCACATTGTGCCCGAGGTGGCGGCGCTGCGGCGTTGCCCGGTGATTGCGTATATGGGCGACCTGTTTACTCGCCCTGTCCGCTTTCGCGCGGACGTTCTGATCGATGTTACCGAATTGCATGAAACGATTGCTCAAATGATGGCATGCCATCAGTCTCAGTTGTTTGAATGGCTTGCGTATGAAGAAGGCACCTTAGACAAGATCCCCACCGGCAAGAATGAGCGACTTCAATGGGCAAAGGACTGGTATGCCGGCCATGTACGTCGACGAACCGAATTCTTTCGAGATGAAGTCATCGCAAAGTGGGGGCCAGAAGCAGGGGAATCCATCGATCTTGTCGAAGCTTACGAGATTAGCGAGTACGCGATTCAACCTGATGCCAGTTCCCTGGCTCGCTTATTTCCTGAGAAGCTGCCAATTCCCGATCTGACCAGGAAAAGGCCAAGTGTTTCGTCGCCCTAG
- a CDS encoding metallophosphoesterase produces the protein MPNITRRTVLHAGLSLPIATLPALNALAAGPYDEAQLQPGPLPQIEDGSFTVAVLPDTQNYCERAPDGFYQQTKWLVEQKKQRNIQAVLHLGDITNRNTTEQWQVAQKAMRQLDGHLPYFFVPGNHDYSNGGGARDRTSLLDNYFPVSHYRDLPTFGGTYDREPESMLNSYHLFSVGDRKFLVLGLEFGPRKDVIRWANEIASKHKDREAILITHAYLFHDDQRYDWKQHGDKQRWNPHGYPLAKTGNQDVSDGEELWNGLVSQHENFILTLNGHVLYDGLGRLSSKSPDGNTVHQMLVNFQMKPQGGDGWLRLLEFRKNNTIGITDYSPTREQINASPQNNFTLELT, from the coding sequence ATGCCCAACATTACTCGTCGCACGGTTTTGCATGCGGGGCTTTCGCTGCCGATCGCTACGTTGCCGGCCCTGAACGCCCTTGCCGCAGGTCCCTACGACGAAGCGCAACTACAACCGGGCCCGCTACCTCAAATAGAAGATGGCTCATTTACAGTGGCCGTTTTGCCTGATACGCAGAACTACTGCGAGCGTGCTCCGGACGGCTTCTACCAACAAACAAAATGGCTGGTAGAGCAAAAGAAGCAGCGGAATATTCAGGCAGTGCTTCACCTAGGTGATATCACCAATCGAAATACGACCGAGCAGTGGCAAGTTGCCCAGAAGGCCATGCGTCAGCTCGATGGGCATCTCCCCTATTTCTTTGTGCCTGGGAACCATGACTATAGCAATGGCGGCGGCGCGCGTGATCGGACAAGCCTGCTCGACAACTACTTTCCTGTCTCGCACTATCGTGACCTTCCGACCTTCGGTGGTACCTACGATCGTGAGCCAGAGAGCATGCTGAATAGCTATCACTTGTTTTCCGTGGGGGACCGCAAGTTCCTGGTTCTCGGTCTGGAATTTGGCCCTCGGAAGGATGTTATTCGCTGGGCAAACGAAATCGCTTCCAAGCATAAAGATCGAGAGGCCATCCTCATCACGCATGCCTACCTATTCCATGATGACCAGAGGTATGACTGGAAGCAGCACGGCGACAAGCAGCGCTGGAACCCCCACGGATACCCCTTGGCAAAGACAGGCAACCAAGATGTGAGCGATGGCGAAGAGTTGTGGAACGGTTTGGTCAGCCAACACGAGAATTTCATTCTTACGCTGAACGGTCATGTGCTGTACGATGGGCTCGGCCGCTTGTCGTCGAAATCGCCAGATGGAAACACGGTTCATCAGATGCTAGTGAATTTCCAAATGAAACCGCAAGGAGGTGATGGATGGCTGCGACTGCTTGAGTTCCGCAAGAACAATACAATTGGGATTACGGACTACTCTCCGACTCGCGAGCAGATCAATGCATCGCCCCAGAACAACTTCACATTGGAACTTACATAG